CGATCTTCGGGCATCGGTAGGAGCCGTTAGCCGGACACGTGCCTCGACAAGGCTGTTGAGTTCGTCATTGCGAGCGTAGCGAAGCAATCCAGAATCTTTCCGCGGATTTTGGATTGCTTCGTCGCAAGGGCTCCTCGCAATGACGGCGAAGTTTGAGCCCCTACACGAAGCCCACCGACACCTTCCCCAGCACGCCAAAGTCCGCGGCAAGATGATCGCCGGCCTGAATCGGCAGCGGCGGATGGCACGTGCCGGTGGTCACGACCTCCCCTGCCCGCAAGGTGATTCCGAGTCCCCGCAGCTCGTTGGCAAGCCAGGCGAGCGCGGCGCGGGGATCGTCGAGCACGTTCTTGCCGTGGCCGATATGGCGCTGGCCGCGCAGGGTGATCACCGGCCGCTCCTCGGCGAGATCCATCGCGCGCCAGTCGGCAGCCGTCGCCGCGCCCAGCACGAACAGATGCGCGCAGGCATTGTCGGCGATGAGCTGGGCCTCGCCCGCGCTGACGAAATCGGCAAAGCGCGAATCGGGAATCTCGATCGCGGGATGGAAGGTGTCGACGGCGGCGAGCACCTCGTCGACGCTGTAGGGCGCCGCGCGCGGCGGCAGATCGTGTCCCATGCGGAAGGCGAACTCCGGTTCGCCGACGCGCATCTCGTTGCCCTTCATCGACGCGATGCCGCCATCGGCGATCAATGTGTCGCTCATGATGCAACCGGCCAGCGGTCCCGTGACGTTGATGTGCTTCTGTCCTGATACGCTCGTGGCCGCGATCTTCCAGCCGAGCCGTTTTCCAAACGACTGGGTGTCGAGCGCAGCCTGGATGGCGTAGCCCTCGGCGCGGCTCTGCGGTCGCAATCGCGCTTCCAGCGCGTCAAGCTTGGAGCCGTCGCGCCAATGTTGAACGAGGACGCGCGATGCGGCCGCGATCTGATCCCTGTCGAGCATGCATCCTCACCCGATGATGATTCTTGTCCTTGGTCCCAGCCGCCGCAGCAATTGCAGCATCGCAGATTTCGTCATGGAGACGCAGCCCGCGGTCGGACCGAAATTGTCGCGGGCCAGGTGCAAAAATACCGCGCTGCCACGGCTGGCGATCCGTGGCCTCGTATTGTGGTCGATTTCGACGATGAAGTCATAGAGATGGTCGGCCCGCTTGAGCCGGTCACCGCCCTGCCCCTCGCCGAGCCGGATCGCCTGGTTGTAATGGCGGTCGCTGGGATCCTCGCACCAGGCGTCGGCTGCGGTGATGATCCGGGTCGGCAAGAAACTCTGCGGCCGGCTGTGGCGGTCGCCCCGCCACCACAACCGCCTGGGACGGAAGCTGCCCCTGGGGGTGCCGCCGTCGCCCTCGCGCTTGTTGGCCAGAATGCCGCCCCGCCCCAGCGCGACCGGTATGATCAGCGATCCCGCCGTCAGCCAACCTCGGCGCGGATTTCCGGCTGCAGGCTTAACGCGGATCGCGGAGAGCGGCCCGGCGCTTCGATTCATGGTGTAACCGACTGAAGATGCTTTGCTTTTCATGTGTAATTGCGGTGTCGAATTCATTACAGGACATTCATCAAAGCCGCCGGCTATTTTGGGTTAGAGTGGTTCTGGCTTGTGAATCGGTGACAGCCCACTACTTCAACACGAACAACAATAACAACAGCGACCCCCCTAAACTTCCCTCACGGCTGGGTGCAGCATGGATGCGCGCCGAGTCGGACCCCAAAAGGATGACCCCCTATGGCCAATGCCCGCAAGATCCTGATCGTGGATGACGATACCGATCTGCGAGACACGTTGGTGGAGCAACTATCGCTACACGAAGAATTCGAAGCCTCGGCCGTGGATACCGGCGCGAAGGGCGCGAGCGCCGCCAAGGCCAATGCCCCCGATCTCGTCCTGATGGATGTGGGTCTGCCCGACACCGACGGCCGCGAAGTGGTCCGCTCCCTGCGCAAGGGCGGCTTCAAGGCCCCGATCATCATGCTGACCGGGCACGACACCGATTCCGATACGATTTTGGGGCTGGAATCCGGCGCCAACGACTATGTGGCAAAGCCTTTCCGCTTCGCCGTCCTGCTGGCCCGCATTCGCGCCCAGCTCCGTCAGCACGAGGCCAGCGAGGACGCGGTGTTCTCGGTCGGCCCCTATTCCTTCAGGCCTGGCTCCAAGATGCTCACCGCCGCCAACGCGCGCAAGGTGCGGCTCACGGAGAAGGAAACCGCCATCCTCCGCTTCCTCTACCGCGCCGGCCAGATGCCGGTCTCGCGCGAGACCCTGCTCCAGGAGGTCTGGGGTTATAATTCCGGCGTGACCACCCATACGCTGGAAACCCACATCTACCGCCTGCGCCAGAAGATCGAGAAGGACGCCGCCAACCCGGAAATCCTGGTCACGGAAGCCGGTGGCTACAAGCTGGTGCCGTGATACGCTTGAAGGGCGTGCGAATCGTTTTAGATCGCATGCCCTTGAGCCTCGGATCTGAATGTCAATCGACGACGACGTAGCGCTTCTCGAGCGAGTCCCGACACTGCGCCTGTTGGGAGACGCCTCGTTGCGCATGCTGGCGATCGGCTCCGAGCAGCGTGACTTCGTCCGCGGCGATACTCTGTTCAATCTCGGCGACGATGCGGATGCCGGCTTCGTGGTCCAACGCGGCGCCTTCCGGGTCGACGACGGCGCCGGCGCCGAAATGATCGCCGGTCCCGGCGCATTGATCGGCGAGCTCGCGCTGGTGGTGCCGATGAAACGGCCGTCGAGCGCGATCGCGCTGGAGCACTCCTCCGTCATCCGCGTCGCCCGCAGCCTATTCCAGCGCGTGCTCGAGAGCGACCCGGCCGCCGCCGTGCGCCTGCGCGATGAATTCGCGGTGCGCTCCAGCCAGATCGCGAGCGATATTTTGATGGCGGGTGCGAAGCTGACGTCATAGGTCTTTCCGCCTGTCATTCCGGGGCGCGCAGAGCGCGAACCCGGAATGACGACAGGGACCTCACACCTCCAACGTCACCGTGACCGGCACATGGTCCGACGGCCGCTCCCAGCTCCGCGCATCGCGAAGAATCTTGAAATCACTGACCGCGTCTTTCAGCGCGCGCGAGACCCAAATGTGGTCGAGCCTGCGGCCGCGATCGCCGACGGTCCAGTCGGCGGAACGGTAGCTCCACCACGTGTAGACCTTCTCGGACATCGGAATGCGCTCGCGTGCGACGTCGACCCATTCGCCGGCCTGGAGCGCGGCCTGGAGCTTCTCGGTTTCGACAGGCGTATGCGAGACCACCTTCAGAAGCTGCTTGTGCGACCACACGTCGTTTTCGTGCGGGGCGACATTGAGATCGCCGACCAGGATGTGCCTGTCATCGCCGCGCGGATGCAGCGGCTCGCACGCCTTCATCTCGTCGAGGAAGCGAAGCTTGTGGTCGAACTTCTCGTTCAGCGCGGGATCGGGAATGTCGCCGCCGGCGGGGACGTAGAAATTATGCAGCACCAGCGGCTTTGCGATATTGGCCTTCTCGCCGAACGACACCGAGATGTGGCGCGAATCTACCTTGTCGCAGAAGGTGCGGATGTCCTTCGATTCGAATGGAATCCTCGAGACGATGGCGACGCCGTGATAGCCTTTCTGCCCGTTCAGCGCGACGTGCTCGTAGCCAAGCCGCTTGAAGCGCTTCAGCGGAAACGCATCGTCGATGCACTTGGTTTCCTGCAGGCACAGCACGTCCGGCCGCGCGCTCTTGAGGAATTTCGCGACCAGATCGATGCGCAGCCGCACCGAATTGATGTTCCAGGTTGTCAGGGAAAGACGCATGGGAAATGCGTCTTAGCATGGATTGGCGTGGGGAAAACGCTTGTCCACAACGAGCTCTCGTGGGTGGGCAAAGCGGAAGCGTGCCCACGTTCCTGCCACCGGGCGAGAGATGGTGGGCACCGCGCAAACGCGCCTTTGCCCACCTTACGGCAGCGGAGCCCTCAACCCGGCGACGGGCCGTAATTGGTGAAGTCGATCTTGAACATGCCGGGATCGAGCTTCTTGCTCGTATCGAGATTATAGACCGCGATCGTGGTGTCGTAGCCCTGCGGGTCGGTGACGGTCCACTGCTTCAACTGGCCGTCCTTGGCGCCGAACATCAACAGGAGACGGCTGGTGCCGACCAGCGCCTGCTTCTCCTCGATGGTGACGCTGACGAAGACGTCGTCGGCGGAGACGTTGACGACGTTGGTGTCCTTCATCAGGTCGATGCGGTCGGACAGCAGGAAGCGCAGCGGCGTCTGCGACAGCGGGTAGACATCCTGCGTCGCAAGCTTGCGGTCGCGCACCACCAGCGAGGACCCGTCGGCGACGATGTCGATCGGGCTCGGCGCGTCATATTCGAAGCGGACCTTGCCCGGCTTCTGAATGTAGAAATCGCCTTGGGTCTTGCTGCCGTCGGGGCCGACCTGGACGAAATTTCCGACCAGCGTCTGCAGCGAGGACAGATAGGCGCTGACCTTGGCCGCCTGAGCCTTCTGGTTCGCATCGAAGGTCTGGAAGATGCTGCTCGGCACGTTGCGGCGCGGATCCGGGATCACCGGATTCGGGGGCGCCTGCGTCGCGCCGGTGACAGCCGGCCCAGCGCCTCCGGATTGAGCACCATCACGGCCCTTCGGTGCGGGCTTCGGCACCGGCACGGTCTGCGCGAGCGACGTCGTGGTCACCATCGCGGCAGTGACGAGCAGCACGCCGGCCACCCGCGCGCTTCGCGCGGCGATGGTGGCAGCGAATCGAATGTCCGGATGTCTGATCAACGCGTCGTCCTGTATGGCTGGGCGTCTTTTAGCGTGGTTTCGGGCAAAAGCAGATAACGATTTCGCGTGAAATGATGTGTCGAGGCGGCTGCCTCACATATGGCTGTCTTCTTCCTCGACCAGAATCTCGCGCTTGCCGGCATGGTTGGCGGGTCCGACGATGCCTTCCAGTTCCATGCGCTCCATCAGTGAAGCGGCGCGGTTGTAGCCGATCTGCAGGCGGCGCTGGATGTAGCTGGTCGATGCCTTGCGGTCGCGTTTGACGATCGCAACGGCTTGCTGGAATAGATCGCCGCCGCCATCCCCGCCCATGCCGGTCGCATCGAACACCGCGCCGTCCTCGTCCTCGGTCGGCTCCTCGGCGGTAACCGCTTCGAGATATTCCGGTTGCCCCTGCGTCTTGAGGTGACGCACGACCTTCTCGACTTCCTCGTCGGACGCAAAAGGTCCGTGCACGCGGCTGATGCGGCCGCCGCCGGCCATGTAGAGCATGTCGCCCTGGCCGAGCAGCTGCTCGGCACCCATCTCACCCAGAATGGTACGGCTGTCGATCTTGGACGTCACCTGGAAGGCGATGCGGGTCGGGAAGTTCGCCTTGATGGTGCCGGTGATGACGTCGACCGACGGACGCTGCGTCGCGAGGATCACGTGCAGGCCGGCGGCGCGTGCCATCTGCGCGAGGCGCTGCACTGCGCCTTCGATGTCCTTGCCGGCCACCATCATCAGGTCGGCCATTTCGTCGACGATGATGACGATGTAGGGCAGCGGGTCGAGCGAGAGCTTCTCTTCCTCGTAGATCGCCTTGCCGGTCTCCTTGTCGAAGCCGGTATGAACCGTGCGCGTCGGCTCTTCGCCCTTGGCCTTCAATTCGAGCAGGCGTGTGTTGTAGCCGTCGATGTTGCGCACACCGAGCTTGGCCATGTTCTTGTAGCGCTCTTCCATCTCGCGCACGGCCCATTTCAGCGCGACCACCGCCTTCTTCGGGTCGGTCACGACGGGCGTGAGCAGATGGGGGATGCCGTCATAGACGGAGAGTTCGAGCATCTTCGGATCGACCATGATCAGCCGGCACTGGTCAGGACGCAGCCGGTAGACCAGGCTGAGGATCATGGTGTTGATCGCGACCGACTTGCCCGAGCCGGTGGTGCCGGCGATCAGCATGTGCGGCGTGCGCGCAAGGTCGATGATAACAGGGTCGCCGCCGATGGTCTTGCCGAGGCAGAGCGGCAGCTTCGCAACCGTGTCGGTCGCCTCCTTTGCGATCAGCAGTTCGCGCAAATAGACCTTTTCGCGATGCGCATTGGGCAGCTCGATGCCGATGGCATTGCGGCCGGGCACGACGGCGACGCGCGCCGACAGGGCGCTCATCGACCGGGCGATATCGTCGGAAAGGCCGATCACGCGCGACGATTTGATGCCGGGCGCCGGCTCCAGCTCGTACAGCGTGACGACGGGACCCGGATTGGCCTTCACGATCTCGCCGCGCACGCCGAAATCCTGCAGCACGCCTTCGAGCGAGCGGGAATTGGCTTCCAGCTCGGCCTTGCTGAGCGGTTGGCGATCGCCGGCCTTGGGTGCGGCCAGCACGGACACGGACGGAAGCTCGAACTTGTCGGAGGATTTCTTGGCAGGAGCTTTCGGCGCGGCCTTCTTGCGCGGGGCGCGCGCGACGGGCTCCTCCTCTTCCTCCTCTTCGACCTCTTCGTGCTCGTCCTCGTCGTGTTCGTCTTCGGGCTGCGGCGAGATCGAGGGCGCGGCGCGGCCGCCGCCGAGATTCGGCTCCTGGCGGCTGAATGCGGCGGCCTTGGTCTTCGGTCCGCTCGAGACCAGCGATCGATAGGCGGCGCCAAGCAGCCAGCCCAACCGTGCCTTGGTGCTCATCAGCGCATGGAATAGCCAGCCCAGCGACACCGAGCCGCGATCGTTCTCCTCGTCTTCGTCGAGCGGCTTGTCGTCATCCTCGATCTCCGCGAGGTCGTCGTCATGCTCACGGGCACCAAGACCGCAGGCGATCAGGAATGTCGCGGCCAGCGCGGCGAACAGGATCGTGCCGAGCACGATGCGATAGATCGTGCCGGCCGGTCCGAAAATTACCGCGGGCGCGCGCACCAGGGCGTCGCCGACCACGCCGCCGAGGCCGGTCGGCAGCGGCCATGCGCCGCCGTGGGGCCAGCAGCTGACGAAGCCCGCCGCAATCACCGTACAGAGAATCCAGGAGCCCAGCCGCAGCGCCTCGCGATCGAACGGGCGATGCGTCATCATGCGCCAGCCCCAGACCGCGACGGTCAGGACCAGCATGATGGCGCCGAGCCCGAGAATCTGCATCGCAAGATCGGCGCCGATCGCGCCGGCATAGCCGAGGATGTTGCGGATCGGCCGCGAGGTGGCGTGGCTGAGACTGGGATCCTGCACCGACCAGGTCATCAGCGCCGCCGAGGCGACGCCGGACAGTGCGATCAGGCCAAGGCCGGTGAGCTCGCGCATGCGCCGCGCCAGACCCTCACGGATCGAAGGCGGCAGATGGCCGACCAGTGGAATGACACGTTCGATTGCCGACATGCTCATGGGCCCCGCCTAACCCAGAGTCTCGACCAGGCGGTGCAGCGCCTGCGCCGTGGTCTCGCCATCCTGCACCAGCGCAAGGCGAATGTAGCCCGCGCCCGGATTGAATCCGTCAGGCTGCTGCCGCGCCAGAAAGCTGCCGGGCACCACACGCACGCCCGCTTCCTTGAAGAGCTTCAGACACACCGACACGTCGTCGCCGATCGCGGACGTGTTGAGCCAGACGCAGAAGCCGGCATCGGGCCGGCGATAGAAGTAGCGATTGCCGATGATCTGGTCGGCGAGATCGAACTTGATCCGGTAAAGCCTGCGATTCTCCTCGACATGCGCTTCGTCGCCATAGGCAAAGGTCGCGACGTGCTGGAGCGGCACCGGCACCTGGGGAGCGGCGATGTTGCGCAGCTCCAGGAACATCCCGATGAAAGTCTTGTCGCCGGCGGCGAAGCCGACACGCAGGCCCGGCAGGTTCGAGCGCTTCGACAGCGACTGGAACGCGGCCACACGGGTGAAATCCGAACCCGCGCATTCGAGCGCACTGCCCGGTGCTTCGCGGGTGTAAATCTCCGAATAGCACTCGTCGCTGAGGATCATGAAGCCGTAGCGATCGGCGAGGCTTTTCAGGCGCGTGAAATAATCGCGCGAGGCGACCGAGCCCTGCGGATTGGCGGGCGAGGCCAGATAGAACGCCACGGTGCGCGCCAGCGTCGCTTCGTCGATGGCGTCGAGATCGGGCAGGAAACCGTTTTCGACCGTCGTCGGCAGATGGACCGGCTCGCAGCCCGCAGCCAAGGCGCCGGCGCCATAGACCGGATAGAACGGGTTCGGCATCAGGATCGCGGGCTTGCCGGGACGCGGGCCGACGTAACGCTTCGCCACGATCGCGGCGAGGAACAGCCCCTCGCGGCTGCCATTGAGGACGAGAATCTCGCTTTTGGGGTCGAGTGGCCGCGGCAGCTTGAATCGCGACGACAGCCAGGTGCTGGCCGCCTGACGGAACGGATCGGTGCCCTGGTTCATCGGATAGCGGCCGAAATCGGCGATGTGCCTGGCCAGCACCGGGCCGACGAAATCAGGCACGGGATGCTGCGGTTCACCGACGGCAAGCGAAATCAAGGGCTTGCCGGGCTGGTGCGGCGCCAGCAGCTCGTTCAGCCGGACGAAGGGCGAGCGTTCGGTATCGGGGCTTCCACCGGCCTGCGGCGCGCGGGATGAAGCGGTCATAGCCATTCTGGGCGCCAGCACTCTTGGAACTGCCGGTTGCACCAAGGCACCGGCGGGAAGCGGTTCACTTCACCATAGATAGGGCGAGGTTAAGACGCGATTAACCATCGGCCGCCGCCCCCGTCCAGAGCAGGAATATCGAGGCCGGATGACAACGGGACCGGTGGCGACTTGTCTTGCCGGGACCCGATCGCGCCTCTGCCGGGCACGTGGATATTTCGGCAACGTCGTGGCCGGGATTGGCCAGCCATCCACGGTCTGCCCGGCCGGGCCAAAAGGGCGTGGGTGTCCGGGCCAAGCCCGGCCATGACGAGCTTGTGAATCAAACAGCCTCAATGCCCCGGCAGCTTCGCGAATGCCGGCATGCTCTCCGGGATCGCATGAAACGTCTGCCTGTCGCAGGTGTAGATCGCCATTTGCGGCTGGAACTGTCCCGGCTCGTCCAACGTACCAACCTTCACGACGACGACAGGCAAGCCCGGAACGTTGTTCGCCAGATGTGTGCCGCATTCGGGACAGAACTCCCGCGTGATGGCGCGTTCGAGGTCCTTACGCGTGAACTGTTGGGATTGGCCGGTGATGTAGGTAAAGCCAGCCGCCGGCATTGCGATGAAAATGTTGGGCGCGCCGCCGGTAATGTACTGGCACTCGCGGCAGTGACACTGGGCCTGCATGCTCGGATCGCCTTCGGCCACGTAGCGCACGGCGCCGCAATAGCATCCGCCTTCCAAACGCATGACGACCTCCACGATTATTGTTTCTTGTGGCCGATATTTCTGCGCCGGTGGCGTGCAATGGCAATCGTTTTCTTGCCCCGCATCGGGCCGAGAAAGAAAGGGGCTCCAGCTTGCGCTGGAGCCCCTCAACGGTCAGGGCATTGCCGGGTATGTGCCCGGACCGTAGTTGTGGACGCGGTCTCCGGGGAGACCGCGCCCGGGAGGAGACTTACATGTTGTAGGCGCGTTCGGTGTGCTCGGTGATGTCGAGACCTTCACGCTCGCTCTCGACATTGGTGCGCAGTCCGACGATCACGTCGACGACCTTGTAGAGGATCGCCGAACCGATGCCCGACCACACCAGCGTGGTGGCGACGGCCTTGATCTGGGCCATCATCTGCACGGCGAAGTCGTAATCGGCGACCTTCGGCGGGATCGCGGTGTAGTCGACGATGCCGGCGCCGCCGAGAGCGGGGTTGACGAGAATGCCGGTGCCGATGGCGCCGACGATGCCGCCGACGCAGTGCACGCCGAACACGTCGAGCGAGTCATCGTAGCCGAGCGCGTTCTTCACGACGGTGCAGAAGAACAGGCAGACCACGCCGACCACGAGACCGAGGACGATCGCGCCCATCACGCCGGAGAAACCGGCGGCAGGCGTGACGGCCACGAGGCCCGCGACGGCGCCGGAGATGACGCCGAGCACCGACGGATGGCCCTTGATGATCCACTCCGCGAACATCCACGACAGCGCGGCGGCTGCGGTGGCGACGAAGGAGTTGGTCATGGCGAGCGCAGCGCCGCCGCTGGCTTCCAGGTTGGAGCCGGCGTTGAAGCCGAACCAGCCGACCCAGAGCAGCGAGGCGCCGATCATCGACATGGTCAGCGAGTGCGGGGCCATCAGCTCCTTGCCGTAACCGACACGCTTGCCGATCAGGAGGGCGCCGATGAGGCCTGCGATACCCGCGTTGATGTGCACCACGGTGCCGCCCGCGAAGTCGATCGCGCCCATCTTGAAGATCCAGCCGGCGTCGGCGTTGAGCTCGTCGAGCTTGGCCTGCGCCGCGGTCTTTGCCGCCGCGTCAGTTGCGGCAGCGAGCGCCTTGGCGGCGTCCTGGAGCAGATCCGGACCCTGCCAGTACCAGACCATGTGCGCGATCGGGAAGTAGACCAGCGTGACCCAGAGCGGGACGAACAGCGCGATCGCCGCGAACTTCATGCGCTCGGCAAAAGCGCCGACGATGAGGGCGGGCGTGATCGCCGCGAAGGTCATCTGGAAGCAGACATAGATGAGCTCCGAGATGTTGGCGTCGACCGAGAAGGTCGCTGCCTTCGTATCGGTGGTCACGCCCATCATGAAGGCCTTGGAGAAGCCGCCGATGAAGTCGGAGCCGCCGGTGAAGGTGAGGCTGTAGCCGTACACGGCCCAGATCACGGTGACGACGCAGACGGTGTAGAACACCTGCATCAGGACGGAGAGCATGTTCTTGGAGCGGACGAGACCGCCATAGAACAGCGCAAGGCCGGGGATCGTCATCAACAGCACGAGCACTGTCGATGTCATCATCCAGGCGTTGTCTCCCTTGTTGACCGTTGGCTCGGCGTAGGCTGCGGTCGCAGCGAACAGGCCGACTGCAAGAGCCGCCAATCCCGCGCCATAGGGACGCTTAAACGTCATATTATTCACTCCTGAATTGGATAAGGTTGAGCGCGAAATCAGAGGGCCGCGGCATCGGCCTCGCCGGTGCGGATGCGCACCGCGTGGTCGAGGTTGATGACGAAGATCTTGCCGTCGCCGATCTGTCCGGTTTTCGCGGCAGACGTGATGGCGTCGATGGTCTTGTCGACCTGGTCGGAGGCGACAGCGACCTCGATCTTGATCTTGGGCAGGAAGCTCACGGCATATTCGGCGCCGCGATAGATTTCCGTATGACCCTTCTGGCGGCCATATCCCTTGACTTCCGTCACCGTGAGACCGTGAACGCCGATGGCGGTCAGGGCGTCCCGGACTTCTTCCAGCTTGAATGGCTTAATAATCGCCATAACAATTTTCATGGGTCCTATCCCCGCTTGGGCCCGGTCCGGACATGGCCGGGCGTTCTCGACTGGTTCGCCACGAGGGAGAAAGTTCACTACGCGGGCACAGCCGGGACCCATAGAATCAAATGCCGTGCCAGATCAGGCGTGTTGCCTAACGGACTATGAAAACGGGGGTTTTCGCGTTTGACGGGTATTGCGGTGCGGTGCGCTATTCCGTCGCGCCCAAAACGTGGTCAGGCCTGCTTAAAACGCGAGCACGACAGGCTGCCGACACAATGTTGCTCATGCGTCGGGCAGATCAGAGGTAATTACGTAGCGCCGACGCTCTATTGCAAGGCTTCGCCGTGCTGCGAAATATCCAGCCCCTCGAGCTCGTGCTCACGGGATACGCGCAAGGGCACGAACAGGCCGACCAGCTTGAGCAGGATGAAGCTCACGCCTGCCGACCAGACGAAGGTGACGGCGACGCCATAGAACTGGATCAGGAGCTGCTGCGGATGGCCCTCGAACAGGCCGGCGGTGCCCCCGATTGCGCTGGTCGCGAACACGCCGGCGAGCAGGGTCCCGGTCAGGCCGCCGATGCCGTGGACGCCGAACACGTCGAGCGAATCATCATAGTTGAAGCGGTGCTTCAGCCAGGTGCAGGCCCAATAGCACACGGCACCGGCAATGATGCCGATGACGATGCCGTGCCAGGGCGCCACGAATCCGGAGGCCGGCGTGATGGTGCCGAGGCCCGCGACCGCGCCGGAGATCATGCCGAGCACGGAGGGCTTGCGCCGGGTCGACCATTCGATCGCGGCCCAGGTCAGCGCGCCGGCGCAGGCGGCGAGATGGGTCGCGATGATCGCCATCACCGCGCGCGAATTGGCCGCGCCGGCCGAGCCGCCGTTGAAGCCGAACCAGCCGACCCACAACAGGCCGGTGCCCATCACCGCGAGCGACAGATCGAAAGGCGATAGATTTTCGCTGCCGTAGCCCTGGCGGCGGCCCATCACCTTCGCCGCAATGAGGCCGCTGGCCCCGGCCGACAGATGCACCACGAGACCGCCGGCGAAGTCGAGCACGCCCATGCTGTTCAGGAAGCCGCCGCCCCAGACCCAATGCGCCAGCGGAATGTAGACGAAGATGAACCAGGCGACGGAGAACAGGAGATAGGCGGAGAACCGCATCCGGTCGGCGACCGAGCCTGCGACCAGCGCCACCGTGATGATGGCAAACGTCATCTGGTACAGCATGAAAAGCGCTTCGGGGATGGTCTTCGCCGCCGGATTGACGCTGTCCATGGTCATGCCGGCGAGAAACCAGCGGTCGAGCGTGCCGATCCACGGACCGTCGCCGACGAAGCAGAGCGAATAGCCGAACGCGACCCAGAGAACGGAGATCATCGCCACCGCGGAGAGGCTCTGCGCCATGGTGGCGAGCACGTTCTTCTTGCGCACCATGCCGGAGTAGAACAGCGCGAGGCCCGGGATCGTCATCATCAGCACCAGCGCGGTGGCGACGATCATCCAGGCGGTGTCGGCGGAGTTGATCTCGGAGCCTGCGGCCTGCGCCGACGATGTCGTGATCGACGCAAACCCGATCGGCGCAGCCATGGCAGCTGCGCGGCGCAAATATCCCGCCATCTCGTTTCCCCCAGCACGATAATTACGTCGCACGCTGTGGCGTCGTTGCCCGGTGCGATCGAAGAAATTTTTTAGAGCGCGTCGCTGTCGGTTTCGCCGGTGCGGATGCGCAGCGCGTGGTCGATCGGCGTGACGAAGATCTTGCCGTCGCCGATCTGGCCGGTGCGCGCAGAGGCGGTGATCACTCCCACGGCCTTGTCGGCGATGTCGGAGGCGACCGCGATCTCGATGCGCAGCTTGGGCAGGAAGTTCACGACATATTCGGCGCCGCGATAGATCTCGGTGTGGCCCTTCTGGCGGCCATAGCCCTTCACCTCGGTCACAGTCATGCCGTGGACGCCGATCGCCGTCAGGGCCTGGCGGACCTCGTCGAGCTTGAAGGGTTTGATGATAGCGACGACGAGCTTCATGGTCAGGCCTATTCCCCGGGATGCGCCGCGCCGTATGTCTCCGGCGCAGCGTCAATCTGGCATCTTTCCGGGCAAATGGCATAAAAAAGTTGCAGGTTGAAGCGGAAAAACGTTTGTCCATGTGAACGGGCGCCTCTGTACAGGGCAGCCGTTCATCCTTCACAATGCATTTTTGGCATGGATGCGGTGAACCCAAGCATTCGCGCCCGTACATAAGTATGTTCGAGGGGGACGGTACATGGCGAGCTGGTTCTACGCATCCGAGGGCAAGCAGCAGGGGCCCTTTCCGGAGGGGCAATTCCGCGACCTCGTCGCCCAAGGCGTCGTGCGCCCGGATACCCTGGTGTGGACCGAGGGCATGGCCGGCTGGCAGAAGGCCGCCGAAATCCCCGGCCTGGTCGGAGGTGG
The nucleotide sequence above comes from Bradyrhizobium sp. NDS-1. Encoded proteins:
- a CDS encoding ammonium transporter: MAGYLRRAAAMAAPIGFASITTSSAQAAGSEINSADTAWMIVATALVLMMTIPGLALFYSGMVRKKNVLATMAQSLSAVAMISVLWVAFGYSLCFVGDGPWIGTLDRWFLAGMTMDSVNPAAKTIPEALFMLYQMTFAIITVALVAGSVADRMRFSAYLLFSVAWFIFVYIPLAHWVWGGGFLNSMGVLDFAGGLVVHLSAGASGLIAAKVMGRRQGYGSENLSPFDLSLAVMGTGLLWVGWFGFNGGSAGAANSRAVMAIIATHLAACAGALTWAAIEWSTRRKPSVLGMISGAVAGLGTITPASGFVAPWHGIVIGIIAGAVCYWACTWLKHRFNYDDSLDVFGVHGIGGLTGTLLAGVFATSAIGGTAGLFEGHPQQLLIQFYGVAVTFVWSAGVSFILLKLVGLFVPLRVSREHELEGLDISQHGEALQ
- a CDS encoding P-II family nitrogen regulator encodes the protein MKLVVAIIKPFKLDEVRQALTAIGVHGMTVTEVKGYGRQKGHTEIYRGAEYVVNFLPKLRIEIAVASDIADKAVGVITASARTGQIGDGKIFVTPIDHALRIRTGETDSDAL